In one window of Primulina tabacum isolate GXHZ01 chromosome 8, ASM2559414v2, whole genome shotgun sequence DNA:
- the LOC142552734 gene encoding LOW QUALITY PROTEIN: receptor protein kinase TMK1-like (The sequence of the model RefSeq protein was modified relative to this genomic sequence to represent the inferred CDS: deleted 2 bases in 2 codons): MTILMKCEIRGQTQEFSSYPFHPLRIMASRMLCFAVFAVFAAVGRSQSPDAAVMQDLKKSLNSPSLLGWVDSDPCSWNHVQCSADKRVTRIQIGNQNLEGSLPSNLNKLTSLQIFEVTQNHLTGPLPSFAGLSSLQTLSLSSNNFSSIPSDFFNGVNSLQSVYLDYNPFDSWVIPESIKGASTLQVFSASGTNISGYLPDFFGPDTFPSLVRLRLAFNYLEGPLPSTFSGSTIQSLWLNGQRGSVRLNGSLDMLHNMTQLTDVWLHGNFFSGPLPDFTGLTQLQNLSLRDNSLTGPVPDSLVGLKSLVVVNLTNNKLQGKTPSFSDTVLVDMRVGSNSFCLPDPGVKCEPRVDTLVSVVKDFGYPVQFAEVWKGNDPCASWKGITCSSGKITVVNFHGMSLNGTISPNISQITTLQRLILSNNFLTGTIPNELTNLPDLTVLDVSDNQIYGPVPIFKSSVSVNTNGNLNIGKNAPPPPQGGSGNSPGSTSDSDGRSSGSGKKSSTGVVVGSVVGGVCALFFAGALVFCLYRTKQKRSGRVQPPHTVVIHPRDSGSEDAVKITIAGSNINGGMSETQSHLSSGPSDIHIVETGNMVISIQVLKNVTNNFSEQNILGRGGFGTVYKGELHDGTKIAVKRMESGVMSEKGLDEFKSEIAVLTKVRHRHLVELLGYCLDGNERLLVYEYMPQGTLSRFLFNWKEEGLKPLEWTKRLAIALDVGRGVEYLHGLAQQSFIHRDLKPSNILLGDDMKAKVADFGLVRLAPDGKASIATRLAGTFGYLAPEYAVTGRVSTKIDVFSFGVILMELITGRKALDESFPDDSQHLVPWFRRMLINRDTFRKSIDPTIVLDEETLSSISTVAELAGHCSAREPHQRPDMSHSVNVLSSLAELWKPSEPADPDDAYGIDYDMTLPQAVKKWQALEGMSSIDGSSSYLGSNENTQTSIPTRPSGFADSFTSADGR; this comes from the exons ATGACGATTTTGATGAAATGTGAGATTCGGGGTCAGACCCAAGAATTTTCTTCATACCCATTTCACCCTTTGAGAATAATGGCCTCAAGAATGCTTTGCTTCGCTGTGTTTGCGGTTTTTGCCGCCGTTGGCCGCTCGCAGTCACCTGATGCGGCGGTTATGCAAGACCTCAAGAAGAGCCTCAATTCACCTAGCCTGCTCGGTTGGGTCGACTCGGACCCTTGTAGTTGGAATCACGTTCAGTGTTCCGCGGATAAACGGGTGACCCGGATCCAGATCGGAAATCAGAATCTTGAAGGGTCTCTCCCGTCTAACCTCAATAAACTTACGTCTTTGCAGATATTCGAAGTTACGCAAAACCATCTCACTGGCCCGCTGCCGAGTTTTGCGGGGTTGAGCTCGCTTCAAACCCTTTCGCTTAGCAGCAACAATTTCTCTTCAATTCCCTCGGATTTTTTCAATGGTGTCAACTCTTTACAAAGTGTTTACTTGGATTACAATCCCTTTGACTCGTGGGTTATCCCTGAAAGTATCAAAGGTGCGTCTACTTTGCAAGTTTTTTCAGCCAGTGGTACCAATATTTCCGGA TACTTGCCTGATTTTTTTGGGCCTGATACGTTTCCGAGCTTAGTGCGTTTGCGTTTAGCTTTTAATTATCTAGAAGGCCCGTTGCCATCTACGTTCTCGGGCTCTACCATACAGTCTCTGTGGCTCAATGGTCAGAGGGGTAGTGTTAGATTGAACGGTTCGTTGGATATGTTGCATAATATGACTCAGTTAACTGACGTTTGGTTGCATGGAAATTTCTTTTCGGGGCCATTACCGGATTTCACTGGCTTAACTCAGTTGCAGAACTTGAGTTTACGGGATAATAGTTTGACCGGGCCCGTGCCTGATTCTTTGGTTGGACTGAAGTCACTGGTCGTGGTGAATTTGACGAACAACAAGTTACAAGGGAAGACTCCGAGCTTCAGTGACACGGTACTGGTGGACATGAGGGTTGGTAGCAACAGTTTTTGTTTACCTGATCCGGGTGTGAAATGCGAACCACGAGTTGATACCCTTGTCAGTGTGGTCAAGGATTTTGGATATCCTGTTCAATTCGCTGAGGTTTGGAAAGGGAATGACCCGTGTGCTTCTTGGAAGGGGATTACTTGTAGCAGTGGGAAGATTACTGTGGTGAATTTTCATGGAATGAGCCTAAATGGAACTATCTCTCCTAACATATCACAAATCACG ACTCTACAGAGATTGATTCTGTCTAATAACTTCTTGACAGGTACTATTCCCAATGAATTGACTAACCTTCCCGATCTTACAGTGTTGGATGTTTCAGATAATCAAATTTATGGACCGGTACCAATCTTTAAGAGTAGTGTGTCGGTCAACACTAATGGAAACTTGAATATTGGGAAGAATGCTCCACCTCCACCACAGGGTGGGAGTGGAAATTCTCCTGGATCCACTTCAGATAGCGATGGAAGATCGAGCGGCAGTGGGAAGAAATCATCGACTGGGGTGGTTGTAGGATCGGTTGTTGGTGGTGTTTGTGCCCTCTTCTTCGCCGGAGCATTGGTCTTTTGTCTTTATCGAACCAAACAAAAGCGATCTGGTAGAGTACAGCCACCCCACACCGTGGTTATACATCCTCGTGATTCTGGGTCCGAAGACGCTGTTAAGATTACTATTGCCGGTTCAAACATTAATGGGGGGATGAGTGAGACTCAGAGTCATTTAAGCAGTGGGCCTAGTGACATTCACATTGTTGAGACAGGTAACATGGTGATTTCTATCCAAGTGCTGAAAAATGTGACAAACAACTTTAGTGAACAAAATATACTAGGCAGGGGCGGATTTGGAACGGTTTACAAAGGGGAGTTGCATGATGGGACGAAGATTGCCGTAAAGAGGATGGAATCTGGAGTGATGAGCGAAAAGGGATTAGACGAGTTCAAGTCTGAGATTGCTGTCCTTACAAAAGTCAGGCACAGGCATCTGGTTGAACTTTTGGGATATTGCTTAGATGGAAACGAGAGGCTGCTTGTCTATGAATACATGCCTCAGGGGACGCTTAGTAGGTTTCTTTTTAACTGGAAGGAAGAAGGGTTGAAACCCCTGGAATGGACGAAAAGGCTGGCTATTGCCTTGGATGTTGGTAGGGGTGTCGAATATTTGCATGGTTTAGCTCAACAGAGCTTTATTCATAGGGATCTTAAGCCATCAAACATTCTTCTTGGAGATGATATGAAGGCTAAAGTTGCAGATTTTGGGCTTGTTCGCCTCGCTCCTGATGGTAAAGCTTCAATTGCTACTAGATTGGCCGGAACTTTTGGCTATCTTGCACCGGAATATGCAG TAACCGGCAGAGTGAGTACCAAAATCGACGTATTCAGCTTTGGAGTCATTTTGATGGAACTTATCACCGGAAGAAAAGCCTTGGACGAGTCTTTCCCGGACGACAGCCAGCATCTAGTACCATGGTTCCGCAGAATGCTCATCAACAGAGACACCTTCCGAAAATCCATTGATCCTACCATCGTCCTCGATGAAGAAACTCTTTCTAGCATCAGCACTGTGGCAGAACTGGCCGGCCACTGCTCCGCTAGAGAGCCACATCAACGTCCTGACATGAGCCATTCAGTCAACGTGCTGTCATCTCTCGCTGAACTCTGGAAACCATCGGAACCAGCGGATCCAGATGATGCATATGGGATTGATTATGATATGACCTTACCTCAAGCAGTCAAGAAATGGCAGGCTCTTGAGGGAATGAGTTCCATTGATGGCTCCTCTTCTTACCTTGGTAGCAACGAAAATACTCAGACGAGCATACCGACTCGGCCATCTGGTTTTGCTGATTCGTTCACATCAGCTGATGGACGTTGA
- the LOC142552735 gene encoding histidine kinase CRE1-like has translation MGEKKHGYRMVAVRVNEQLSAKKNLSFVHKASTPRILGLWIMIMLYGSKRIYDYMDDEQKERRKEVLVSMCDQRARMLQDQFSVSVNHVHALAILVSTFHFYKNPSAIDQETFAAYTARTAFERPLLSGVAYAQRVMNTEREDFERRHGWTIRTMENEPSPMRDEYAPVIFSQETVSYIESLDMMSGEEDRENILRARATGKAVLTSPFRLLNSHHLGVVLTFPVYNSKLPSNPTVKERIESTAGYLGGAFDVESLVENLLGQLAGNQAIVVNVYDITNSSDPLIMYGHHSQDGDMHLKHISKLDFGDPFRKHEMICRYLQKAPTSWIALTTAFFLFIIGFLVGYMIYGAGLHIVRVEDDFNKMQELKVRAEAADVAKSQFLATVSHEIRTPMNGILGMLALLLDTELSSTQRDYAQTAEACGESLITLINEVLDRAKIEAGKLELEAVPFDVRLILDDVLSLFSEKCRQKGIELAVFVSEEVPEIVVGDPGRFRQVITNLVGNSVKFTEQGHIFVRVHLAEQSKYTRDVKADTYLNGESECMGQARGRQFNTLSGYQAADDRSSWESFNLLKDELQYDSSSNMMNDNAHQKVTLIVFVEDTGIGIPEQAQIRVFNPFMQADSSTSRNYGGTGIGLSISKCLVELMGGQMKFTSRLNIGSTFSFTVELQRCEKSAALDPKISLSDDLPTSLKGLRAVVIDGNPVRAAVTRYHLKRLGIRAEVVGSIRTAVAVSGKYGPLLSKNEKLPDMLLVEKDSWISSEDGFTSISNWRHNGYSHKFPAIILLATNITVVESDKAKAAGFADTVIIKPLRASMVAACLQQVLGLGQKIHHGRDVSYRSGGLRGLLCGKKILVVDDNVVNRRVAAGALKKFGADVQCAESGQEALKWLQIPHSFDACFMDIQMPEMDGFEATRLIREMESKANMHINGGCTTEGKTEWHMPILAMTADVIHATLDKCLKCGMDGYVSKPFQEKTLYQAVANFFESKPVSESTFS, from the exons ATGGGCGAAAAGAAACACGGCTATCGCATGGTGGCTGTGAGGGTGAATGAACAATTGAGCGCAAAGAAAAATTTGTCATTCGTCCATAAAGCCTCGACTCCGAGAATTTTGGGACTCTGGATCATGATAATGTTGTACGGCAGCAAACGAATTTATGATTACATGGATGACGAGCAGAAAGAGAGGAGGAAAGAAGTGCTCGTGAGTATGTGTGATCAGAGGGCAAGAATGTTACAGGATCAGTTTAGCGTTAGTGTTAACCATGTCCATGCCCTTGCAATACTTGTATCTACTTTCCATTTCTACAAGAACCCTTCAGCAATTGATCAG GAAACTTTTGCTGCATACACAGCAAGAACTGCGTTTGAGAGGCCATTGTTGAGTGGGGTTGCTTACGCCCAGAGGGTTATGAATACTGAGAGAGAAGATTTCGAAAGGCGGCATGGATGGACTATAAGAACAATGGAGAATGAGCCTTCGCCAATGCGAGATGAATATGCACCTGTTATATTCTCGCAAGAAACTGTATCCTACATTGAATCACTTGATATGATGTCCGGGGAG GAGGACCGTGAAAACATATTGAGGGCACGGGCGACGGGTAAAGCAGTTCTTACTAGTCCATTCAGGTTGCTAAATTCTCATCATCTTGGGGTTGTTTTGACATTCCCCGTTTATAACTCCAAGCTTCCCTCTAATCCGACTGTCAAAGAACGTATTGAATCAACCGCAGG TTACCTAGGTGGGGCCTTTGATGTTGAATCCCTAGTTGAAAATCTACTCGGGCAACTTGCTGGGAACCAGGCAATCGTGGTTAATGTGTATGATATCACCAACTCTTCTGATCCTCTGATCATGTACGGACACCATTCACAGGATGGCGACATGCACCTTAAGCACATCAGCAAACTTGACTTTGGCGATCCATTTCGTAAACATGAAATGATATGTCG ATATCTTCAGAAGGCTCCAACGTCATGGATTGCACTCACAACAGCTTTTTTTCTCTTTATTATTGGATTTCTTGTTGGATACATGATATATGGTGCAGGACTTCACATTGTCAGAGTCGAAGACGATTTCAATAAAATGCAAGAATTGAAAGTTCGAGCCGAAGCTGCTGATGTTGCCAAATCTCAG TTTCTTGCCACTGTTTCTCATGAGATAAGAACCCCAATGAATGGCATCCTTG GTATGCTTGCACTGCTATTGGATACTGAACTTAGTTCAACCCAAAGGGACTATGCACAAACAGCTGAAGCATGTGGGGAATCATTAATTACCTTGATAAATGAAGTGCTTGACCGTGCAAAGATCGAAGCCGGCAAGCTAGAACTTGAAGCAGTCCCATTTGACGTGAGGTTGATTCTAGATGATGTTTTATCCTTGTTCTcggagaaatgtcggcaaaaGGGTATTGAG TTGGCAGTGTTTGTTTCCGAAGAAGTTCCTGAAATTGTTGTGGGAGATCCAGGAAGATTCAGGCAGGTGATCACCAATCTTGTGGGAAACTCTGTGAAA TTCACCGAGCAAGGACATATATTTGTTAGAGTGCATTTAGCTGAACAATCCAAATACACAAGGGATGTGAAGGCAGACACCTACTTGAATGGAGAGTCCGAGTGTATGGGTCAAGCTCGTGGTCGACAATTTAACACCTTGAGTGGCTATCAAGCTGCTGATGATCGAAGCAGTTGGGAATCATTTAATCTTTTAAAAGACGAGTTACAGTATGATTCCTCCAGTAACATGATGAACGATAATGCACATCAGAAAGTAACTTTAATTGTTTTTGTTGAAGATACGGGGATTGGTATCCCTGAACAAGCACAAATACGAGTTTTCAACCCTTTCATGCAGGCAGACAGTTCAACTTCTCGTAATTATGGGGGAACAGGCATTGGATTGAGCATCAGTAAGTGTCTTGTTGAGCTGATGGGCGGTCAGATGAAATTCACTAGCCGTCTAAATATTGGAAGCACGTTTTCGTTCACAGTTGAGTTACAAAGATGTGAGAAAAGTGCAGCTCTTGATCCAAAGATATCCCTTTCCGATGATTTACCCACTTCATTAAAAGGGTTGAGAGCTGTTGTCATCGACGGGAATCCGGTAAGAGCTGCTGTCACACGGTACCACCTCAAGAGACTTGGAATTCGGGCTGAAGTTGTTGGTAGCATTAGGACGGCTGTTGCTGTGTCTGGCAAATATGGCCCCCTTCTTTCTAA AAATGAAAAGCTTCCAGATATGCTTCTAGTTGAAAAAGATTCTTGGATTTCAAGTGAAGATGGCTTTACATCGATATCAAACTGGAGACACAATGGTTACTCGCATAAGTTTCCAGCTATAATCCTTCTGGCAACCAACATAACAGTTGTCGAGTCTGATAAAGCCAAGGCGGCTGGCTTTGCCGATACTGTGATCATTAAACCACTCAGAGCGAGTATGGTTGCGGCATGCCTTCAACAGGTACTGGGATTGGGCCAGAAAATCCATCATGGAAGAGATGTCTCGTACCGATCTGGTGGCCTTCGTGGCTTGTTGTGTGGCAAGAAGATATTGGTGGTTGACGATAATGTCGTGAATCGCAGAGTTGCTGCTGGTGCGCTCAAAAAATTCGGGGCTGATGTGCAGTGTGCTGAGAGTGGGCAAGAGGCTCTCAAATGGCTTCAGATACCACATAGTTTTGATGCCTGTTttatggatattcagatgccTGAAATGGACGG GTTTGAGGCTACTCGTCTTATCCGAGAGATGGAAAGCAAAGCAAATATGCATATAAATGGAGGATGCACGACAGAAGGAAAAACAGAGTGGCACATGCCAATACTGGCCATGACAGCCGATGTTATACATGCAACTTTAGACAAATGCTTGAAATGTGGTATGGATGGATACGTATCTAAACCTTTCCAAGAGAAGACTCTGTACCAAGCTGTTGCCAACTTCTTCGAATCCAAACCCGTCTCAGAGTCCACCTTTTCGTGA
- the LOC142552736 gene encoding LOW QUALITY PROTEIN: zinc finger protein 7-like (The sequence of the model RefSeq protein was modified relative to this genomic sequence to represent the inferred CDS: deleted 1 base in 1 codon) — MDGNSANFTRIYAKSTSMRPSNLNLESEDESESTSHVASNMSVQETSPAHSKETNHSQETTPLTLDLTLGFFNSTNTDSKGADESPHPPAGTRVFSCNYCRRKFYSSQALGGHQNAHKRERTLAKRAMRMGMLSERYASLASLPLHGSAFQSLGIEAHSAMHQQIAMPIQRPIHGIKGGARFVDQGYFGNTPAVFVEYDDADISTWPGSFRQIEGYHGNMGFLSGQSSNICFVAPGPPPRTDSSLPDLNLKL, encoded by the exons atGGATG GTAACTCAGCTAACTTCACCAGAATATACGCAAAATCTACCTCCATGAGGCCCTCGAATCTCAATCTCGAGTCAGAGGATGAATCTGAGTCCACCAGCCATGTAGCTTCCAATATGTCCGTTCAAGAGACGTCCCCCGCCCATTCCAAAGAAACCAACCACTCTCAAGAAACAACACCTCTTACTCTCGACCTCACACTAGGCTTCTTCAACAGCACCAATACCGATTCAAAAGGCGCAGATGAATCCCCGCACCCTCCGGCAGGTACCCGAGTTTTCTCATGCAACTACTGCCGCCGGAAGTTTTACAGCTCACAGGCATTGGGAGGACACCAGAATGCACACAAGAGAGAAAGAACACTA GCGAAAAGGGCCATGCGAATGGGTATGTTATCAGAGAGATATGCTAGCTTAGCGTCTTTACCGCTCCATGGTTCTGCATTTCAATCTCTAGGCATCGAAGCTCATTCAGCAATGCACCAACAAATCGCCATGCCTATTCAGAGGCCGATTCACGGGATCAAAGGTGGGGCAAGGTTTGTTGATCAAGGCTATTTTGGGAACACGCCTGCTGTATTCGTGGAGTATGATGATGCCGATATTTCGACATGGCCTGGAAGCTTTCGGCAAATCGAGGGATATCATGGGAATATGGGATTTCTCTCAGGACAAAGTTCTAACATATGTTTTGTGGCACCTGGTCCGCCTCCGAGGACAGATTCATCGCTTCCTGATCTAAATTTGAAGCTGTGA